Proteins found in one Homalodisca vitripennis isolate AUS2020 chromosome 4, UT_GWSS_2.1, whole genome shotgun sequence genomic segment:
- the LOC124360368 gene encoding LYR motif-containing protein 2-like isoform X1, with translation MYRKPSYPALTLKQFMLRKQVLKLYRDTLRSIRQVPDRDSQLELRKWARQDFENNKHLEEEITIKMMIKHGERSLKELQQSLELSK, from the exons ATGTATAGAAAGCCGTCATACCCAGCTCTTACATTAAAACAG TTCATGTTACGAAAACAAGTTCTAAAACTGTATAGAGATACACTGCGGAGTATTCGACAAGTTCCAGATAGAGACAGTCAGTTAGAACTGAGAAAATGGGCAAGacaagattttgaaaataataaacatctgGAAGAGgaa attacaatAAAAATGATGATAAAACACGGAGAAAGGAGTCTGAAAGAGTTACAACAGTCATTAGAATTAAGTAAATaa
- the LOC124360368 gene encoding LYR motif-containing protein 2-like isoform X2 — protein MLRLATYFMLRKQVLKLYRDTLRSIRQVPDRDSQLELRKWARQDFENNKHLEEEITIKMMIKHGERSLKELQQSLELSK, from the exons ATGTTAAGACTAGCCACCTAT TTCATGTTACGAAAACAAGTTCTAAAACTGTATAGAGATACACTGCGGAGTATTCGACAAGTTCCAGATAGAGACAGTCAGTTAGAACTGAGAAAATGGGCAAGacaagattttgaaaataataaacatctgGAAGAGgaa attacaatAAAAATGATGATAAAACACGGAGAAAGGAGTCTGAAAGAGTTACAACAGTCATTAGAATTAAGTAAATaa